A genomic stretch from Kribbella amoyensis includes:
- a CDS encoding S1C family serine protease — translation MNSHTSRPTTRTSLWSPGPARRRVAAVTAATLALSFATVLPAAALPAVTAYAPGRTATDPSFPQYPQGPWGVPGYGRGPGWYSLGTQALDTTTAPEDQENGLVLVASTLADGSGTAAGTGMVIDEDGIVLTNNHVIEGAGSIEVTVATTDATYTARVVGTDSAHDVAVLQLVGADDLDVVTTDPTVATGDEVTAVGDAGGDGGSLTASPGTVTATGQAITVNGEDGATESLGGLIEVDADVISGDSGGALLDADGEVVGMTTAASSGTPDISGYAIPIGTALAVADSLLGSASGA, via the coding sequence ATGAACTCCCACACCAGCCGACCGACCACCCGGACCAGCCTGTGGAGCCCGGGTCCCGCCCGCCGCCGAGTCGCGGCCGTCACCGCCGCGACGCTGGCGCTCTCCTTCGCCACCGTCCTCCCGGCCGCGGCGCTTCCCGCGGTGACCGCGTACGCGCCGGGCCGGACGGCGACCGACCCGAGCTTTCCCCAGTACCCACAGGGCCCTTGGGGCGTTCCCGGGTACGGCCGCGGCCCCGGCTGGTACTCACTGGGTACGCAGGCCCTCGACACCACCACGGCGCCCGAGGACCAGGAGAACGGGCTCGTCCTGGTCGCGAGCACGCTGGCGGACGGATCCGGGACCGCGGCCGGCACCGGGATGGTGATCGACGAGGACGGGATCGTGCTCACCAACAACCATGTGATCGAGGGCGCCGGCTCGATCGAGGTCACCGTCGCCACCACCGACGCGACGTACACGGCCCGCGTCGTCGGGACCGACTCGGCCCACGACGTCGCCGTACTCCAGCTCGTCGGCGCCGACGACCTTGACGTGGTCACCACCGACCCGACCGTTGCCACCGGCGACGAGGTCACCGCGGTCGGGGACGCCGGGGGCGACGGCGGCTCGCTCACCGCGTCGCCCGGGACCGTGACCGCGACCGGTCAGGCCATCACCGTGAACGGCGAGGACGGCGCCACCGAATCGCTCGGCGGGCTGATCGAGGTGGATGCGGACGTCATCTCCGGCGACTCGGGCGGCGCGTTGCTCGACGCGGACGGCGAGGTGGTCGGCATGACCACGGCCGCTTCCAGCGGGACGCCTGACATCTCCGGGTACGCGATCCCGATCGGTACCGCGTTGGCCGTCGCCGACTCGCTCCTCGGCAGCGCGAGCGGGGCGTGA
- a CDS encoding ATP-binding protein has protein sequence MGVDRPGRTDPRPRRRTTAPPGRHQSADQRPPAHPTRDHRDGRTRDSGGSGLGLSLAQSITEAHGGAIVVSSHPGDTRFTLALPR, from the coding sequence CTGGGCGTTGACCGTCCCGGCCGAACCGATCCTCGTCCTCGGCGACGAACAACGGCTCCACCAGGTCGTCACCAATCTGCTGACCAACGCCCGCCGGCACACCCCACCCGGGACCACCGTGACGGCCGTACCCGCGACTCCGGCGGCTCCGGCCTCGGGCTCTCGCTGGCCCAGTCGATCACCGAGGCCCACGGCGGTGCCATCGTCGTCAGCTCCCACCCCGGCGACACCCGCTTCACCCTCGCCCTACCGCGCTGA
- a CDS encoding PmoA family protein: protein MTLSLGCNHAVGKSIQVTAGETELFTYVYEPTDAQLEAPRPYLHPMRTVSGDLVTVFRPHDHVWHKGLAWSLPHFGHDNFWGGRTFSLETGYRQLDNNGSMDHERITQLDVADDVVRFGHELAWHTQAGAHVADEERVLEARLVEDGWVLVYRTTTRNVSPETVQIGSPTTAGRENAGYGGFFWRGPRSFTGGTILAPQGSGGDELRGQKAPWMGFSGKHDSTDRASTVLIVDAGDNPRHPPQWFVRSENFAAVCPAPFFSEELPFEPGATLTFRYAVLIADGASDDDRATALAAQAEKALTV from the coding sequence ATGACGTTGTCCCTCGGCTGCAACCACGCCGTCGGCAAGTCGATCCAGGTCACCGCCGGTGAGACCGAGCTGTTCACCTACGTCTACGAACCGACCGACGCGCAGCTGGAGGCACCCCGGCCGTACCTGCACCCGATGCGCACGGTGAGCGGGGACCTGGTCACGGTGTTCCGGCCGCACGACCACGTCTGGCACAAGGGTCTCGCCTGGTCGTTGCCGCACTTCGGTCACGACAACTTCTGGGGTGGCCGGACCTTCTCGCTGGAGACGGGGTACCGCCAGCTCGACAACAACGGCTCGATGGACCACGAGCGGATCACTCAGCTCGACGTCGCCGACGACGTGGTCCGGTTCGGGCACGAGCTGGCCTGGCACACCCAGGCCGGAGCGCACGTGGCCGACGAGGAGCGCGTCCTCGAGGCGCGGCTGGTCGAGGACGGGTGGGTGCTGGTCTACCGCACCACGACGCGGAACGTGTCGCCCGAGACCGTGCAGATCGGCAGCCCGACGACGGCGGGCCGGGAGAACGCGGGGTACGGCGGGTTCTTCTGGCGGGGTCCGCGGTCCTTCACCGGCGGCACGATCCTCGCTCCACAAGGCAGTGGTGGTGACGAGTTGCGGGGCCAGAAGGCGCCGTGGATGGGGTTCTCCGGCAAGCACGACTCGACCGACCGCGCGTCCACCGTGCTCATCGTCGATGCCGGTGACAACCCACGGCATCCGCCGCAGTGGTTCGTCCGCTCGGAGAACTTCGCGGCCGTCTGCCCGGCCCCGTTCTTCTCCGAGGAACTGCCGTTCGAGCCAGGCGCCACCCTGACGTTCCGGTACGCCGTCCTGATCGCCGACGGCGCCTCGGACGACGACCGCGCCACTGCCCTCGCCGCCCAGGCCGAGAAGGCGCTGACCGTCTGA
- a CDS encoding Gfo/Idh/MocA family protein: MSGTGSRAAASGVQPEAAASSASTSTPTGVPRVALIGVHGYGANHLRRVTEYAADGRVQLVAIADPNPPAADDLPPGTPTYDDLSALLAAQVIDVAVISTPIHTHVPLAELALRAGADVLLEKPPAASLAEFEQLSAVVTETGRICQVGFQSHGSAAAHTLASWVADGRLGEVRGIGAVGAWIRTDRYWQRSRWAGKRMLDGIAVVDGAVTNAFAHASATALLVDGSGRSDQIVSVETELYRANPVESDDTSTVRIRTSRGTTLLTAVSLCAEVPDFEPAVIVHGSQGRAVLRYRLDQIELTVDGDTTITQYDREDLLGNLLDHRADPSVPLLAPLAETGGFTGILEAIRTSPPPAAIDPALVRWEGEGLDRHPMVQDVSKWVSQATEDLALFGEIGAPWATNERNSPS, from the coding sequence GTGAGCGGCACCGGGTCCCGAGCCGCGGCTTCCGGCGTCCAGCCGGAGGCCGCGGCCTCCTCCGCGTCCACCTCCACTCCCACCGGCGTACCGCGGGTCGCCCTGATCGGCGTCCACGGCTACGGCGCGAACCACCTGCGCCGCGTCACCGAGTACGCCGCCGACGGCCGGGTCCAGCTGGTCGCCATCGCGGACCCGAATCCGCCGGCGGCCGACGACCTGCCGCCCGGCACCCCGACGTACGACGACCTGAGCGCGTTGCTCGCGGCCCAGGTGATCGACGTGGCCGTGATCAGCACGCCGATTCACACCCATGTCCCGTTGGCCGAGCTCGCGTTGCGGGCCGGGGCCGACGTGCTGCTGGAGAAGCCGCCGGCTGCTTCGCTGGCCGAGTTCGAGCAGCTGTCCGCGGTCGTGACCGAGACCGGCCGGATCTGCCAGGTCGGCTTCCAGAGCCACGGATCCGCGGCCGCGCACACGCTGGCGAGCTGGGTCGCGGACGGCCGGCTCGGCGAGGTCCGCGGCATCGGTGCCGTCGGCGCCTGGATCCGGACCGACCGGTACTGGCAGCGGTCCCGCTGGGCCGGGAAGCGGATGCTCGACGGCATCGCGGTCGTCGACGGCGCGGTCACCAACGCGTTCGCGCACGCGTCCGCGACCGCCTTGCTGGTGGACGGATCCGGCCGGTCCGACCAGATCGTGTCGGTGGAGACCGAGCTCTACCGCGCGAACCCGGTCGAGTCCGACGACACGTCCACGGTGCGGATCCGGACCAGCCGGGGGACGACGCTGCTCACCGCGGTCTCGCTCTGTGCGGAGGTGCCCGACTTCGAGCCGGCGGTGATCGTGCACGGTTCGCAGGGTCGAGCGGTCCTGCGGTACCGGCTGGACCAGATCGAGCTCACCGTCGACGGCGACACCACGATCACGCAGTACGACCGCGAGGACCTGCTCGGGAACCTCCTCGATCACCGGGCGGACCCGTCCGTACCCCTCCTCGCGCCGCTGGCCGAGACGGGCGGGTTCACCGGGATCCTCGAAGCGATCCGGACCTCACCGCCACCGGCCGCGATCGATCCGGCCCTGGTCCGCTGGGAGGGCGAGGGCCTGGATCGGCACCCGATGGTGCAGGACGTCAGCAAGTGGGTCAGCCAGGCGACGGAGGACCTGGCCCTGTTCGGCGAGATCGGCGCACCGTGGGCCACCAACGAGAGGAACTCCCCGTCATGA
- a CDS encoding ABC transporter substrate-binding protein, protein MRPIRISAPPGKALRALAAVAVATTLLATSACGGDSGGGASADGKVTLRFNWWGSDTRHKITQQVIDQYEKDHPNVDIKGEFGEWSGYWDKLATTVAANDAPDIIQMDEKYLREYADRGALLDLKKAEGLDTGKFEPDTLGAGEFDGGLYGLNAGINAFTIVANPAVFKAAGVAIPDDTTWTWDDYAKISAEISQKLNGKGWGTAAYGTNDASLNMWSRQHGESLFTQDGKLGVTKEGVTEFYTNLLKLRDMKATPSAEFTSQDMNAPLDQSGMATGKLAMSYAWSNQLNALSKAAGQQLKLLRLPSVTGKATENGAYYKGSMFWSISSRSKHQKEAAEFVSYLANSPAAGNLLLAERGVPPNTEIRAAVASKLQPADAASQTFVQGIAKELGKPSPPPPVGGGQVEKIIQRYTTEVMFGRMKPDQAAQAFIDELNGELK, encoded by the coding sequence ATGAGGCCGATCCGAATCTCCGCACCGCCCGGCAAGGCGTTGCGGGCCCTCGCCGCGGTGGCGGTCGCCACCACCCTGCTGGCCACCAGCGCCTGTGGGGGTGACTCCGGCGGCGGCGCGTCCGCGGACGGCAAGGTCACCCTCCGGTTCAACTGGTGGGGGTCCGACACGCGGCACAAGATCACCCAGCAGGTGATCGACCAGTACGAGAAGGACCACCCGAACGTCGACATCAAGGGCGAGTTCGGCGAGTGGTCCGGGTACTGGGACAAGCTGGCCACCACGGTCGCCGCGAACGACGCGCCGGACATCATCCAGATGGACGAGAAGTACCTGCGCGAGTACGCCGACCGCGGCGCGCTGCTGGACCTGAAGAAGGCCGAGGGCCTGGACACCGGCAAGTTCGAGCCGGACACGTTGGGCGCCGGCGAGTTCGACGGCGGCCTGTACGGGCTGAACGCAGGCATCAACGCGTTCACGATCGTGGCGAACCCGGCCGTCTTCAAGGCCGCCGGGGTGGCGATCCCGGACGACACCACCTGGACCTGGGACGACTACGCGAAGATCTCGGCCGAGATCAGCCAGAAGCTCAACGGCAAGGGCTGGGGCACCGCGGCGTACGGCACCAACGACGCCAGCCTGAACATGTGGTCCCGCCAGCACGGCGAGTCGCTGTTCACCCAGGACGGCAAGCTCGGCGTCACCAAGGAGGGCGTCACCGAGTTCTACACCAACCTGCTCAAGCTGCGGGACATGAAGGCGACGCCGTCGGCGGAGTTCACCTCGCAGGACATGAACGCGCCGCTGGACCAGTCCGGGATGGCGACCGGCAAGCTGGCCATGTCGTACGCCTGGAGCAACCAGCTCAACGCGCTGAGCAAGGCGGCCGGCCAGCAGCTCAAGCTGCTCCGGCTGCCCAGCGTCACCGGTAAGGCGACCGAGAACGGCGCCTACTACAAGGGCTCGATGTTCTGGTCGATCTCGTCGCGGAGCAAGCACCAGAAGGAGGCGGCGGAGTTCGTCAGCTATCTGGCGAACAGCCCGGCCGCGGGCAACCTGCTGCTGGCCGAGCGGGGCGTCCCGCCGAACACCGAGATCCGCGCCGCCGTGGCGAGCAAGCTGCAGCCGGCCGACGCCGCCTCGCAGACCTTCGTCCAGGGCATCGCGAAGGAGCTCGGCAAGCCGTCCCCGCCACCGCCGGTCGGTGGTGGCCAGGTCGAGAAGATCATCCAGCGCTACACCACCGAGGTGATGTTCGGCCGGATGAAGCCAGACCAGGCGGCGCAGGCGTTCATCGACGAACTCAACGGGGAGCTGAAGTAG